Proteins encoded by one window of Actinocorallia herbida:
- a CDS encoding ABC transporter ATP-binding protein, whose protein sequence is MSLRLTEVTLTYPDGEARLTALDRVTLHVPPGEMTAVVGPSGSGKSSLLAVAATLVAPDSGAVVIDGTDTGGLTGGERAELRRRRIGIVFQQANLLPSLTAAEQLQVMARIDGRPPAAARERAMDLLDAVGLAGEAGRRPHLLSGGQRQRVNIARALMNDPGVLLVDEPTSALDRDRGAAVVDLLARLTRRQGTATVLVTHDHAHLAAADRTAEVRDGRLRTVTPPA, encoded by the coding sequence ATGAGCCTGCGCCTGACCGAGGTCACCCTGACCTACCCCGACGGAGAGGCCCGGCTGACCGCACTCGACCGGGTCACCCTGCACGTCCCCCCGGGCGAGATGACGGCCGTCGTCGGCCCGTCGGGTTCGGGGAAGTCGAGTCTCCTGGCGGTCGCCGCCACCCTGGTCGCCCCGGATTCGGGAGCCGTCGTGATCGACGGCACGGACACCGGGGGGCTGACCGGCGGCGAGCGCGCGGAACTGCGCCGCCGCAGGATCGGGATCGTCTTCCAGCAGGCCAACCTCCTGCCGTCCCTCACCGCCGCCGAGCAGCTCCAGGTCATGGCCCGGATCGACGGCCGGCCGCCGGCCGCGGCCCGCGAGAGGGCCATGGACCTGCTGGACGCCGTGGGCCTCGCCGGCGAGGCCGGGAGACGCCCCCACCTGCTTTCCGGCGGTCAGCGCCAGCGCGTCAACATCGCCCGTGCCCTGATGAACGACCCCGGCGTGCTTCTCGTGGACGAACCGACCAGCGCCCTCGACCGCGACAGGGGCGCCGCCGTCGTCGATCTCCTCGCCCGCCTCACCCGCCGCCAGGGCACCGCGACCGTGCTGGTCACCCACGACCACGCCCATCTCGCCGCCGCCGACCGGACCGCCG
- a CDS encoding sensor histidine kinase, with amino-acid sequence MNTLAPAPPQAVRALAWCLHLLVGALLALAAGRAVMASLPRAGLVAAAAAVCGAVYAVQLLPRVRASRRAAAWWLSAVGAAWLALLALSAEAVWLAFPLYFLHLHLLTRRAGLAAVAATAIAAITGFSVHQGSFGLAMAVGPALGAAVAVAVMWGYEALYRESERRRLLIEELTATRADLARAEHTAGVLAERERLAREIHDTLAQGLTSIQLLLRAAERALPARPDAAARHVDRARETAADNLAEARRFVAALSPPALEGTTLADALERLCAGTGPLDRVAVRFAVVGEPVPLPRAQEVALLRVAQSALANIVQHARAGGAEITLRYALAEVRLDISDDGVGFDTAPRSAPGLAGGGFGLAAMRARLQALGGTLTVASAPGGGTGVAARLPLAQAAEVRP; translated from the coding sequence GTGAACACCCTCGCTCCCGCCCCGCCCCAGGCCGTCCGCGCCCTCGCCTGGTGCCTGCACCTGCTGGTCGGCGCGCTGCTCGCGCTGGCCGCCGGCCGGGCCGTCATGGCGTCCCTCCCGCGGGCCGGGCTGGTCGCCGCAGCGGCGGCCGTGTGCGGCGCGGTGTACGCGGTACAGCTCCTGCCGCGGGTCCGCGCCTCCCGGCGCGCCGCCGCCTGGTGGCTGTCCGCCGTGGGCGCCGCGTGGCTGGCCCTGCTGGCGCTGTCCGCCGAGGCCGTGTGGCTCGCCTTCCCGCTCTACTTCCTGCACCTCCATCTGCTGACGCGCCGGGCGGGTCTCGCCGCCGTGGCGGCGACCGCCATCGCCGCGATCACCGGCTTCTCCGTCCACCAGGGATCCTTCGGCCTGGCGATGGCGGTCGGACCCGCGCTCGGCGCCGCCGTGGCGGTGGCCGTCATGTGGGGCTACGAGGCCCTGTACCGGGAGAGCGAACGGCGCAGGCTCCTGATCGAGGAGCTCACCGCGACCCGCGCCGACCTGGCCCGGGCCGAGCACACCGCGGGCGTCCTCGCCGAGCGCGAACGCCTCGCGCGCGAGATCCACGACACCCTCGCCCAGGGCCTGACGAGCATCCAGCTCCTGCTGCGCGCCGCCGAACGGGCCCTGCCCGCCCGGCCCGACGCCGCCGCCCGCCATGTGGACCGGGCCCGCGAGACCGCGGCGGACAACCTCGCCGAGGCCCGCCGCTTCGTCGCGGCCCTCTCCCCGCCCGCGCTGGAGGGCACGACCCTGGCCGACGCGCTGGAGCGCCTGTGCGCCGGCACCGGCCCGCTCGACCGGGTGGCCGTGCGCTTCGCCGTCGTCGGGGAGCCCGTCCCGCTGCCGCGCGCCCAGGAGGTCGCCCTGCTGCGAGTGGCGCAGTCCGCCCTCGCGAACATCGTCCAGCACGCCCGGGCGGGCGGCGCCGAGATCACCCTGCGCTACGCCCTCGCGGAGGTGCGCCTCGACATCTCCGACGACGGCGTGGGCTTCGACACCGCGCCGCGTTCGGCTCCCGGCCTCGCGGGCGGCGGGTTCGGCCTGGCCGCGATGCGCGCCCGCCTCCAGGCCCTCGGGGGCACGCTGACCGTCGCCTCCGCCCCCGGCGGCGGCACCGGCGTGGCCGCCCGGCTCCCCCTGGCACAGGCCGCCGAGGTCCGGCCATGA
- a CDS encoding ABC transporter permease produces MATVITLITLLVGLLSGLAAGLERQNVSAITGLPADRIAFAAPAGDRAPAYADSAVTAGQWWRWSGTPGVTRAEPLGITTTRAASGGSTTAVSAFGVRPGSPLAPGAVGEGTAVLSATAARDLGAGPGDMFSLAGTDLVVAAVRGDAHFSHVPVVWVGLTAWRRAAPPTSGGERPFATVIALRTSSGTDVDAADLAAGTSTVAKDDSLRAIGSYSSENGSLGLMRIFLFVISALVVGAFFSVWTIQRGGDIAILKALGASTGRLLADALGQASVLLAGGVLAGTGLALAAGTLVAGAVPFVLSPATVLAPAAVTVGLGLLGAALSVRRITSVDPLIALGNAR; encoded by the coding sequence ATGGCGACGGTCATCACGTTGATCACCCTGCTCGTAGGGCTGCTGTCCGGGCTGGCGGCCGGACTGGAGCGGCAGAACGTCTCCGCGATCACCGGCCTTCCCGCCGACCGGATCGCCTTCGCCGCCCCCGCCGGTGACCGGGCTCCCGCCTATGCGGACTCCGCCGTCACGGCCGGGCAGTGGTGGCGGTGGAGCGGGACCCCCGGCGTCACCCGCGCCGAGCCGCTGGGAATCACCACCACCCGGGCCGCCTCCGGTGGCTCCACCACCGCGGTGTCCGCCTTCGGCGTCCGGCCCGGATCGCCCCTCGCCCCGGGCGCGGTCGGCGAGGGCACCGCGGTGCTGTCCGCCACCGCCGCCCGAGACCTCGGGGCAGGGCCGGGGGACATGTTCTCCCTCGCCGGCACGGACCTCGTGGTGGCCGCGGTGAGGGGAGACGCCCACTTCAGCCATGTCCCCGTCGTCTGGGTGGGCCTCACCGCCTGGCGGCGGGCCGCACCCCCGACGAGCGGCGGCGAACGCCCGTTCGCGACGGTGATCGCCCTCCGCACGTCCTCCGGCACCGACGTGGACGCGGCCGACCTGGCCGCGGGAACCTCGACCGTCGCCAAGGACGACTCGTTGCGGGCGATCGGGTCCTACAGCTCGGAGAACGGCTCCCTCGGCCTGATGCGGATCTTCCTGTTCGTGATCTCCGCCCTCGTCGTCGGCGCCTTCTTCAGCGTGTGGACGATCCAGCGCGGCGGCGACATCGCGATCCTCAAGGCGCTCGGCGCGTCCACCGGCCGGCTCCTCGCCGACGCGCTCGGGCAGGCGTCCGTCCTGCTCGCCGGAGGCGTCCTCGCCGGCACGGGGCTGGCCCTGGCCGCCGGAACGCTCGTCGCGGGCGCCGTCCCCTTCGTGCTGAGCCCCGCGACCGTCCTCGCCCCCGCCGCCGTGACGGTCGGACTCGGCCTGCTCGGCGCCGCGCTGTCCGTTCGCCGCATCACTTCCGTCGACCCGTTGATCGCCCTGGGGAACGCCCGATGA